Proteins encoded within one genomic window of Candidatus Deferrimicrobiaceae bacterium:
- the gmd gene encoding GDP-mannose 4,6-dehydratase: MPKALITGITGQDGSYLAEFLLAKGYEIHGVIRRASTFNTGRIDHVYVDPHVTGARMFLHYGDLADSGQMTNLIYNLQPDEIYHLGAQSHVRVSFDIPEYTGDVTGMGTTRILEALRRANGKARFYQASSSEMFGASSPPQNEKTPFYPRSPYGAAKVYSYWMAVNYREAYGTFASNGILFNHESPRRGETFVTRKITRAIAAIKAGRQKDLFLGNLDARRDWGFALEYVDAMWRILQHDRGDDFVVGTGESHSVKEFLEEAFAYAGLDWKQHVKIDPKYFRPTEVENLVADASKARKLLGWEPKVSFRDLVRIMVDADMKEAGLSPPGEGRRILAQKGFPAGVKY; encoded by the coding sequence ATGCCCAAAGCGCTGATCACCGGCATCACCGGCCAGGACGGCTCCTATCTCGCGGAGTTCCTCCTCGCCAAAGGATACGAGATCCACGGCGTCATCCGCCGCGCGTCCACCTTCAACACGGGCCGGATCGACCACGTTTACGTCGACCCCCACGTCACCGGCGCCCGGATGTTCCTCCACTACGGCGACCTCGCCGACTCGGGCCAGATGACCAACCTCATCTACAATCTCCAGCCCGACGAGATCTACCACCTCGGCGCGCAAAGCCACGTCCGGGTCTCCTTCGACATCCCCGAGTACACCGGCGACGTCACCGGCATGGGCACCACGCGGATCCTCGAGGCGCTCCGCCGGGCCAACGGGAAAGCGCGGTTCTACCAGGCCTCCTCCAGCGAAATGTTCGGCGCCTCCTCCCCGCCGCAGAACGAGAAGACCCCGTTCTACCCCCGCTCCCCCTACGGGGCGGCGAAGGTCTACTCCTACTGGATGGCGGTGAACTACCGGGAGGCGTACGGCACGTTCGCCAGCAACGGCATCCTCTTCAATCACGAGTCCCCCCGTCGCGGCGAGACGTTCGTCACGAGAAAGATCACCCGCGCGATCGCGGCCATCAAGGCGGGCAGGCAGAAGGACCTGTTCCTCGGGAACCTCGACGCCCGAAGGGACTGGGGGTTCGCCCTCGAGTACGTGGATGCGATGTGGCGAATCCTCCAGCACGACCGCGGCGACGATTTCGTGGTCGGGACCGGCGAGTCGCACTCGGTGAAGGAATTCCTCGAGGAGGCGTTCGCCTACGCCGGCCTGGACTGGAAGCAGCACGTCAAGATCGATCCGAAATATTTCCGCCCCACGGAGGTGGAGAACCTGGTCGCGGACGCCTCCAAGGCGAGGAAGCTTCTCGGCTGGGAGCCGAAGGTCTCCTTCCGGGATCTGGTCCGCATCATGGTGGACGCCGACATGAAGGAGGCCGGGCTCTCCCCCCCGGGGGAGGGACGCAGGATCCTGGCGCAGAAGGGTTTCCCCGCAGGGGTGAAATATTGA
- a CDS encoding M20/M25/M40 family metallo-hydrolase, whose product MDPVTLLAEYVRIDTTNPPGDCRAAAELLCRVLVENDLTPVTFGATPEKPNVLCHVGGTEEPGLVLIHHMDVVPARAEEWSVPPFSAQIRDGYMYGRGTLDTKGLGVAHLCAAIGAAR is encoded by the coding sequence ATGGACCCCGTAACCCTGCTCGCGGAATACGTACGGATCGACACGACGAACCCGCCCGGGGACTGCCGCGCGGCGGCGGAGCTTCTGTGCCGGGTGCTGGTCGAGAACGATCTCACGCCGGTCACGTTCGGGGCGACCCCGGAGAAGCCGAACGTCCTGTGCCACGTGGGCGGGACGGAGGAGCCCGGGCTCGTCCTCATCCATCACATGGACGTCGTGCCGGCGCGGGCGGAGGAGTGGAGCGTTCCGCCGTTCTCCGCGCAGATCCGGGACGGATACATGTACGGCCGCGGGACGCTGGACACCAAGGGGCTCGGGGTGGCGCACCTGTGCGCCGCGATCGGCGCCGCCCGG